A DNA window from Zingiber officinale cultivar Zhangliang chromosome 3A, Zo_v1.1, whole genome shotgun sequence contains the following coding sequences:
- the LOC122051770 gene encoding uncharacterized protein LOC122051770 isoform X1: protein MALNKPFLCPRSCGLSQMKVGKEGRRSEGRFFVAMDIGSAVGPCNELSLISSLEHHDGVPRRKDGKILKWHASAPFCQVRSSEAFLSEDLRLKLVNRDGSSKHVNQKLIVAVDVDEVLGSFLSALNKFIADRYSSNHSVAEYFVYEFFKIWKCSRAEADIRVHEFFKTSYFKSGIFPIPGARHTLRNLSTFCNLSVVTSRQNAIKDHTLEWIEEHYPGLFQEIHFGNHFALDGVSRPKSEICRSLGAHVLIDDNPKYALECAEIGIRVLLFDYDNSYPWCKSCSSTSHPLVTKVHNWQEVELQLLSWVPRRLI from the exons ATGGCTTTGAATAAGCCTTTCCTTTGTCCGCGTTCCTGTGGGCTCAGCCAGATGAAGGTTGGTAAGGAGGGAAGGCGATCTGAAGGGAGGTTTTTTGTTGCCATGGACATTGGTTCTGCGGTTGGTCCTTGCAATGAATTGAGCTTGATCAGCAGTTTGGAACACCATGATGGTGTTCCTCGAAGAAAGGATGGTAAAATTCTGAAGTGGCATGCTTCGGCACCCTTCTGCCAAGTTCGCAGTTCTGAAGCCTTCCTATCAGAGGATTTGAGGTTGAAGTTGGTGAATCGGGATGGATCATCGAAACACGTAAATCAGAAGTTGATTGTCGCCGTCGATGTTGATGAAG TTCTGGGAAGCTTTCTTTCAGCTTTGAACAAATTTATTGCGGACCGCTACTCCTCAAATCATTCTGTTGCAGAGTACTTTGTGTACGAATTTTTTAAG ATCTGGAAATGTTCTCGAGCTGAAG CCGATATCCGTGTTCATGAATTCTTTAAAACTTCCTACTTCAAATCTGGCATTTTCCCCATTCCCGGTGCTCGGCATACTCTTCGTAATCTTTCTACTTTTTGCAACCTATCTGTGGTAAC ttCTCGTCAGAATGCTATTAAGGATCACACACTCGAATGGATTGAAGAGCATTATCCAGGCTTGTTTCAGGAAATTCACTTTGGCAACCATTTTGCTCTAGACGGAGTATCAAGGCCAAAGTCTGAGATTTGCAG ATCTCTGGGAGCACATGTCCTGATCGACGACAATCCAAAATATGCCCTTGAATGCGCAGAGATTGGCATCAGGGTGCTACTCTTTGATTACGACAACTCGTATCCTTGGTGCAAGTCGTGTTCGTCGACTTCACATCCATTGGTGACGAAGGTCCACAACTGGCAAGAGGTAGAGTTGCAGCTACTCTCATGGGTGCCCAG GCGATTGATTTAG
- the LOC122051770 gene encoding uncharacterized protein LOC122051770 isoform X2: protein MKVGKEGRRSEGRFFVAMDIGSAVGPCNELSLISSLEHHDGVPRRKDGKILKWHASAPFCQVRSSEAFLSEDLRLKLVNRDGSSKHVNQKLIVAVDVDEVLGSFLSALNKFIADRYSSNHSVAEYFVYEFFKIWKCSRAEADIRVHEFFKTSYFKSGIFPIPGARHTLRNLSTFCNLSVVTSRQNAIKDHTLEWIEEHYPGLFQEIHFGNHFALDGVSRPKSEICRSLGAHVLIDDNPKYALECAEIGIRVLLFDYDNSYPWCKSCSSTSHPLVTKVHNWQEVELQLLSWVPRRLI, encoded by the exons ATGAAGGTTGGTAAGGAGGGAAGGCGATCTGAAGGGAGGTTTTTTGTTGCCATGGACATTGGTTCTGCGGTTGGTCCTTGCAATGAATTGAGCTTGATCAGCAGTTTGGAACACCATGATGGTGTTCCTCGAAGAAAGGATGGTAAAATTCTGAAGTGGCATGCTTCGGCACCCTTCTGCCAAGTTCGCAGTTCTGAAGCCTTCCTATCAGAGGATTTGAGGTTGAAGTTGGTGAATCGGGATGGATCATCGAAACACGTAAATCAGAAGTTGATTGTCGCCGTCGATGTTGATGAAG TTCTGGGAAGCTTTCTTTCAGCTTTGAACAAATTTATTGCGGACCGCTACTCCTCAAATCATTCTGTTGCAGAGTACTTTGTGTACGAATTTTTTAAG ATCTGGAAATGTTCTCGAGCTGAAG CCGATATCCGTGTTCATGAATTCTTTAAAACTTCCTACTTCAAATCTGGCATTTTCCCCATTCCCGGTGCTCGGCATACTCTTCGTAATCTTTCTACTTTTTGCAACCTATCTGTGGTAAC ttCTCGTCAGAATGCTATTAAGGATCACACACTCGAATGGATTGAAGAGCATTATCCAGGCTTGTTTCAGGAAATTCACTTTGGCAACCATTTTGCTCTAGACGGAGTATCAAGGCCAAAGTCTGAGATTTGCAG ATCTCTGGGAGCACATGTCCTGATCGACGACAATCCAAAATATGCCCTTGAATGCGCAGAGATTGGCATCAGGGTGCTACTCTTTGATTACGACAACTCGTATCCTTGGTGCAAGTCGTGTTCGTCGACTTCACATCCATTGGTGACGAAGGTCCACAACTGGCAAGAGGTAGAGTTGCAGCTACTCTCATGGGTGCCCAG GCGATTGATTTAG
- the LOC122051771 gene encoding pectinesterase-like — MLSKGAALLFVVCSVIPLVVAAAVSPAAACRSSFYPKLCVAMLSPLRSRTSSQYEYGKYSVRQALRQVRRTSALLDGYLAGRLGGARAHRGVGGGGALGDCRELAGLSAEYLAEAQAELGRRAARPDAAAAGRVLALMSAVVTNQQTCYDGLLASRDGSFPELQGSLANGTQLYGVSLGLVNTALGRSSAAGNAGPSSSGGQTSPPPVASPSTSGRSLVEELSQMVPVKLSQSGLRVAQDGTGDFTSISDAVAFAPNDTAAATAGYFVVYISEGIYHENVVVPMNKRNLILIGAGINRTVITSNHSVGDGWTTFNSATFAVNGERFIAVGITFENTAGAAKYQAVAVRNSADLTIFYRCSFLGYQDTLYVHTLRQFYRDCDVYGTVDFIFGNAAAVFQNCNLYARVPLPGQSNVVTAQGRTMPEQATGISIHNCTVSAVPELGRAAKTFLGRPWKAYSRTVFMQSFIDSAVDPAGWLEWNGALAPSTIYYGEFQNYGTGADTAGRVKWPGFSLMNSDDAFNFTLFNFTATDAWLSSTRIPYNSGLL; from the exons ATGTTGTCGAAGGGAGCAGCTCTTCTCTTCGTGGTGTGCTCTGTGATTCCCTTGGTGGTTGCCGCGGCGGTGTCGCCGGCGGCGGCCTGTAGGTCGTCTTTCTATCCGAAGCTTTGCGTGGCCATGCTCTCTCCGCTGCGGTCCAGGACGTCGAGCCAGTACGAGTACGGGAAGTACTCGGTGCGGCAGGCGCTGCGGCAGGTGCGGCGCACCTCCGCGCTGCTCGACGGTTATCTCGCCGGCAGGCTGGGCGGCGCCAGGGCGCACCGCGGGGTCGGCGGCGGCGGGGCGTTGGGGGATTGCCGCGAGCTGGCAGGGCTGAGCGCGGAGTACCTGGCGGAGGCGCAGGCGGAGCTGGGACGTAGGGCGGCGCGGCCGGACGCGGCCGCCGCCGGGCGGGTGCTAGCGCTCATGAGCGCCGTGGTGACCAACCAACAGACGTGCTACGACGGGCTGCTGGCGTCCCGGGACGGCAGCTTTCCCGAGCTGCAGGGCTCCCTGGCGAACGGGACGCAGCTCTACGGCGTCTCCCTCGGGCTCGTCAACACCGCGCTAGGTCGGAGCTCCGCCGCCGGAAACGCAG GGCCGTCGTCTTCCGGTGGTCAAACTTCACCGCCACCGGTCGCATCACCGTCGACCTCCGGGCGGAGCCTCGTCGAAGAGCTCAGCCAGATGGTGCCGGTAAAGCTATCGCAGTCAGGGCTGAGGGTAGCCCAAGACGGGACTGGCGACTTCACTTCGATCTCCGACGCCGTCGCCTTCGCCCCCAACGACACTGCCGCCGCCACCGCGGGGTACTTCGTCGTCTACATAAGCGAAGGCATTTACCACGAGAACGTGGTCGTCCCTATGAACAAGAGGAATCTAATCTTGATCGGGGCGGGCATAAATCGAACAGTGATCACGTCGAATCACAGCGTCGGCGATGGGTGGACGACCTTCAACTCCGCTACATTCG CGGTTAACGGGGAGAGGTTCATCGCCGTCGGCATCACCTTCGAGAACACGGCGGGGGCGGCGAAGTACCAGGCGGTGGCGGTACGGAACAGCGccgacctcacgatcttctaccgCTGCAGCTTCCTCGGTTACCAGGACACTCTCTACGTGCACACCCTCCGCCAGTTCTACCGCGACTGCGACGTCTACGGCACCGTCGACTTCATCTTCGGCAACGCCGCCGCCGTCTTCCAGAACTGCAACCTCTACGCGCGCGTCCCTCTCCCGGGTCAATCGAACGTCGTCACGGCGCAGGGCCGCACCATGCCGGAGCAGGCCACCGGGATATCCATCCACAACTGCACGGTGAGCGCCGTTCCCGAACTCGGCCGCGCCGCCAAGACCTTCCTAGGCCGCCCGTGGAAGGCCTACTCGCGCACGGTCTTCATGCAGTCGTTCATCGACAGCGCGGTGGACCCGGCGGGCTGGCTCGAGTGGAACGGCGCCTTGGCGCCCAGCACCATCTACTACGGCGAGTTCCAGAACTACGGCACCGGCGCCGACACAGCCGGCCGGGTGAAGTGGCCTGGCTTCAGCCTCATGAACTCCGACGACGCCTTCAACTTTACTCTCTTTAACTTCACCGCCACCGACGCATGGCTGTCGTCTACAAGAATTCCTTACAACAGTGGCCTCTTGTAG